Proteins from a genomic interval of Phenylobacterium sp. LH3H17:
- a CDS encoding ABC transporter permease, which translates to MFWSALRLALSAIRRNIARSMLTVLGVVIGVAAVITMVNVGAGATQAVSDQIASLGSNLLMVRPGQRLGPGGGGGTRAPPFRAADVEAVSRLPGLSAVSGFETTGVVAVFGAENWSTSAVGANRPYFAARKLELASGRIFNEAEEEAGRAVCVLGQTVRKELYRERNPVGTRLRVRQFSCEVIGLLKAKGQAAMGQDQDDVILLPLRTVQRRLTGSQDIGSIAIAVADEASGDRVKSQLAELLRERRRIGRNEDDDFNVLDTRQIAEAATGTTKVMTALLAAVAAVSLVVGGIGIMNVMLVSVTERTREIGVRLAIGALEGDVLLQFLIEAVTLSVIGGLLGLVVAVIATAILAQVMHVPLIFDPLTNLMAFSISATVGVIFGYFPARRAARLDPIDALRHE; encoded by the coding sequence ATGTTCTGGAGCGCGCTCAGGTTGGCCCTCTCGGCGATCCGCCGGAACATCGCGCGCTCGATGCTCACCGTCCTGGGCGTTGTCATCGGCGTGGCGGCGGTGATCACCATGGTCAATGTGGGCGCCGGCGCCACCCAGGCTGTCTCGGACCAGATCGCCAGCCTTGGCAGCAACCTGCTGATGGTCCGGCCCGGTCAGAGGTTGGGGCCAGGCGGCGGGGGCGGGACCCGGGCGCCGCCGTTCCGCGCGGCCGACGTGGAGGCGGTGAGCCGGCTGCCCGGCCTGAGCGCGGTCTCCGGGTTCGAGACCACGGGCGTGGTCGCGGTCTTCGGCGCCGAAAACTGGTCCACCAGCGCTGTGGGCGCCAACCGGCCATACTTCGCCGCCCGAAAGCTCGAGCTGGCCTCCGGGCGCATCTTCAACGAGGCGGAGGAGGAGGCCGGCCGCGCCGTGTGCGTCCTGGGCCAGACCGTGCGGAAAGAGCTCTACCGCGAGCGCAATCCCGTCGGGACCCGCCTGCGCGTGCGGCAGTTCAGTTGCGAGGTGATCGGACTGCTCAAGGCCAAGGGCCAGGCCGCCATGGGTCAGGACCAGGACGACGTCATCCTGCTTCCGCTGCGAACCGTGCAGCGGCGGCTCACGGGCTCCCAGGACATCGGCAGCATCGCCATCGCGGTCGCCGACGAGGCCTCGGGGGATCGGGTGAAGTCGCAGCTCGCGGAGTTGCTCCGCGAGCGCCGGCGCATCGGCCGCAACGAGGACGACGATTTCAACGTCCTCGACACCCGCCAGATCGCGGAGGCGGCCACAGGGACCACCAAGGTGATGACCGCCCTGCTGGCGGCGGTGGCCGCGGTCAGCCTGGTCGTCGGCGGCATCGGCATCATGAACGTGATGCTGGTGTCGGTCACCGAGCGCACCCGCGAAATCGGGGTGCGGCTCGCGATCGGGGCGCTGGAAGGCGATGTCTTGCTGCAGTTCCTCATCGAGGCGGTGACGCTCTCGGTGATCGGCGGCCTGCTCGGCCTGGTCGTCGCGGTGATCGCCACGGCGATCCTGGCTCAGGTGATGCACGTCCCGCTCATATTCGACCCCCTGACGAACCTCATGGCCTTCAGCATCTCGGCCACGGTCGGCGTCATCTTCGGCTACTTCCCGGCCCGGCGCGCCGCCCGACTGGATCCCATAGACGCGCTGAGGCACGAATGA
- a CDS encoding YciI family protein yields the protein MRLALAAMILAVAAGPALAQDAQAPAKSTAAIPTVYVIHYRTGPAWLVGKPLREQPMGPHGIYMRKLFAEGRMLAAGPTVNTEGDAPLVDGGVILLRAAGLDEAKAVMAADPAITAGLFVGEVRTWRVAFSKGEPLAPPS from the coding sequence ATGAGGCTCGCGCTCGCCGCCATGATCCTTGCCGTCGCCGCCGGCCCCGCCCTGGCCCAGGACGCCCAAGCGCCCGCCAAGTCGACCGCCGCGATCCCGACCGTCTATGTGATCCACTACAGGACCGGCCCCGCCTGGCTGGTCGGCAAACCCCTGCGCGAGCAGCCCATGGGCCCGCACGGCATCTATATGCGGAAGCTGTTCGCCGAGGGCCGGATGCTGGCCGCCGGGCCCACCGTCAACACCGAGGGCGACGCCCCGCTGGTCGACGGGGGGGTCATCCTGCTGCGCGCCGCCGGCCTGGACGAGGCCAAGGCCGTCATGGCCGCCGACCCGGCCATAACCGCCGGCCTGTTCGTCGGCGAAGTCCGCACCTGGCGGGTGGCGTTCTCGAAGGGCGAACCCCTCGCGCCGCCTTCCTAG
- a CDS encoding HD domain-containing protein, translating into MADDAGSAKFHAMTEGTLEDWMAIGRAGAPYRNELPDRMLAHLKMLEADSGGFAVTRLEHSLQTATRAFKDGRDEEYVVCALMHDIGDILGPSNHAEIGAIIMKPYVSERNFWMMDKHGIFQGYYFFHYLGLDRDMRDQYRGHPDFEYTAQFCHQYDQNSFDPAYESMPLEAFEPMLRRVLAAPKRSIYRREEAAA; encoded by the coding sequence ATGGCCGACGACGCCGGCAGCGCCAAGTTCCACGCCATGACCGAGGGCACCCTCGAGGACTGGATGGCCATCGGCCGGGCCGGCGCGCCCTATCGCAACGAACTGCCCGACCGGATGCTGGCGCATCTGAAGATGCTGGAGGCCGACAGCGGCGGTTTCGCCGTAACCCGGCTGGAGCACTCCCTGCAGACCGCCACCCGCGCCTTCAAGGACGGCCGTGACGAGGAATACGTCGTCTGCGCCCTCATGCACGACATCGGCGATATCCTGGGCCCGTCCAACCACGCCGAGATCGGGGCCATCATCATGAAGCCCTACGTCTCGGAGCGGAACTTCTGGATGATGGACAAGCACGGCATCTTCCAGGGCTACTACTTCTTCCACTATCTCGGCCTGGACCGGGACATGCGCGACCAATACCGCGGACACCCGGACTTCGAATACACCGCCCAGTTCTGCCACCAGTACGACCAGAACAGCTTCGACCCGGCCTACGAGTCGATGCCGCTGGAGGCCTTCGAGCCGATGCTGCGGCGGGTGCTGGCGGCGCCGAAGCGTTCGATCTACCGACGGGAAGAAGCGGCGGCCTAG
- a CDS encoding 2'-deoxycytidine 5'-triphosphate deaminase, with product MTDTPSKDAAGILPCQSIDDLIARGAITSVHPFDHDQVQPASLDLRLGARAWRVRASFLPGLGRTVPQRIADVAMHELDLTRGAVLERGCVYIAELQESLALPPGVSARANPKSSTGRVDVFVRLLTNNSVAFDDVAEGYAGPTYIEVAPQTFSILVRTNTRLNQLRLKRGAPPKLSIRSVGVELSDLTDGIAGFRARRHAGVVDMDHVDGHDPKDFWEPLYPRRGELLLDPGEFYILASKEAVEIPVLQAAEMTPIDPSVGEFRVHYAGFFDPGFGTEEAKAVGSKGVLEVRSHETPFLLEDGQTVARLVYEPLTEKPTRLYGDQGSHYQRQGLKLSKHFKAWS from the coding sequence ATGACCGACACCCCATCCAAGGACGCCGCCGGCATCCTGCCCTGCCAATCCATCGACGACCTGATCGCCCGCGGGGCGATCACGTCCGTCCACCCCTTCGACCATGATCAGGTCCAGCCGGCGAGCCTGGACCTGCGGCTCGGCGCGCGCGCCTGGCGGGTGCGGGCTTCCTTCCTGCCCGGCCTCGGCCGCACGGTGCCCCAACGCATCGCCGACGTCGCCATGCATGAGCTGGATCTGACCCGGGGCGCGGTGCTCGAGCGCGGCTGCGTCTATATCGCCGAGCTGCAGGAGAGCCTGGCCCTGCCGCCGGGCGTCTCCGCGCGGGCCAATCCCAAGAGCTCCACCGGCCGGGTCGACGTGTTCGTGCGGCTGCTGACCAACAATTCGGTCGCCTTCGACGATGTGGCCGAGGGCTATGCCGGCCCGACCTATATCGAGGTCGCGCCCCAGACCTTCTCCATCCTGGTGCGCACCAACACCCGGCTGAACCAGTTGCGCCTGAAGCGGGGCGCGCCGCCCAAGCTCTCGATCCGCAGCGTGGGCGTCGAGCTCTCCGACCTGACCGATGGCATCGCCGGTTTCCGCGCCCGCCGTCACGCCGGCGTGGTCGACATGGACCATGTGGACGGCCACGACCCGAAGGACTTCTGGGAGCCGCTGTACCCTCGCCGCGGCGAGCTGCTGCTGGATCCCGGCGAGTTCTACATCCTGGCCTCCAAGGAGGCCGTCGAGATCCCGGTGCTGCAGGCCGCCGAGATGACCCCCATCGACCCCTCGGTCGGCGAGTTCCGCGTCCACTACGCCGGCTTCTTCGATCCGGGCTTCGGCACCGAGGAGGCCAAGGCCGTCGGCTCCAAGGGGGTGCTGGAGGTCCGCAGCCACGAGACCCCCTTCCTGCTGGAGGACGGCCAGACGGTCGCGCGCCTGGTCTACGAACCGCTGACCGAGAAGCCCACCCGGCTCTACGGCGACCAGGGGTCGCACTACCAGCGCCAGGGTTTGAAGCTTTCAAAGCACTTCAAGGCCTGGTCGTAG
- a CDS encoding DUF2200 domain-containing protein: MTKHRIYGTSFASVYPLYVAKAERKGRTKAEVDEIILWLTGLSQAQLDAHLAQKSDFETFFAQAPRLHPARADIRGVVCGVRVEDIVEPLMREIRYLDKLIDELAKGKAMEKILRG, translated from the coding sequence ATGACCAAGCATCGAATCTACGGGACCAGCTTCGCCAGCGTCTATCCGCTCTATGTCGCCAAGGCGGAAAGGAAGGGGCGCACCAAGGCCGAGGTCGATGAGATCATTCTCTGGCTGACCGGCTTGAGCCAGGCGCAGCTCGACGCCCACCTTGCGCAGAAGTCGGACTTCGAGACCTTTTTCGCCCAGGCGCCCCGCCTGCACCCCGCCCGGGCCGACATAAGGGGCGTGGTCTGCGGCGTTCGCGTCGAGGACATCGTCGAGCCGCTGATGCGGGAGATACGTTACCTGGACAAGCTCATCGACGAACTCGCCAAGGGAAAGGCGATGGAGAAAATCCTGAGGGGATGA
- the metZ gene encoding O-succinylhomoserine sulfhydrylase, which produces MAEDPRDWQQETKLVRGGMARSPYGEISEAIFLTQSFAYESASAADKRFSGEDPGFIYQRFGNPTTQMFEDRLALLEGAETCRATASGMAAVHVALQGLVRAGDHVVAARAMFGSCRWIVSEWLPRFGVEVTFVDATDIEAWKNAVRPNTRAFLVESPANPLLEVTAIGAVADVAHAAGAKLVVDNVFATPIFQKPLALGADIVVYSATKHIDGQGRVLGGAILGAEPLMTEAYKDILRHTGPALSPFNSWVLLKGLETLELRVRRQTENAGKVADAIAAHSKAKRVIYPGRPDHPQAAIIANQMSGGGNVVAFDLGSREAAWRFLDTLAIIDISNNLGDAKSMATHPSTTTHRSMPEEQRLEIGLTEGWVRMSVGLEGSGDLVRDVSRALDAA; this is translated from the coding sequence ATGGCCGAAGATCCGCGCGACTGGCAGCAGGAAACCAAGCTGGTGCGTGGCGGCATGGCCCGCTCGCCCTATGGGGAGATCTCCGAGGCGATCTTCCTCACCCAGAGCTTCGCCTACGAGAGCGCCAGCGCGGCCGACAAGCGCTTCTCGGGCGAGGACCCAGGCTTCATCTACCAGCGGTTCGGCAACCCCACGACCCAGATGTTCGAGGACCGGCTGGCCCTGCTGGAGGGCGCCGAGACCTGCCGCGCCACGGCGTCGGGCATGGCCGCGGTGCACGTGGCCCTGCAGGGTCTGGTCCGGGCCGGCGACCACGTGGTGGCTGCGCGCGCCATGTTCGGATCCTGCCGCTGGATCGTCTCGGAGTGGCTGCCGCGCTTCGGGGTCGAGGTGACCTTCGTCGACGCCACGGACATCGAGGCCTGGAAGAACGCCGTGCGGCCCAACACCAGGGCCTTCCTGGTGGAGAGCCCGGCCAACCCGCTGCTGGAGGTGACCGCCATCGGCGCGGTGGCCGACGTGGCCCACGCCGCCGGGGCCAAGCTGGTGGTGGACAATGTCTTCGCCACTCCGATCTTCCAGAAGCCCCTGGCGCTGGGCGCCGACATCGTCGTCTATTCGGCCACCAAGCACATCGACGGCCAGGGCCGGGTGCTGGGCGGGGCGATCCTGGGCGCCGAGCCGCTGATGACCGAGGCCTACAAGGACATCCTGCGCCATACCGGCCCCGCGCTCTCTCCGTTCAATTCCTGGGTCCTGCTGAAAGGCCTGGAGACCCTGGAACTGCGGGTCCGCCGCCAGACCGAGAACGCCGGCAAGGTGGCCGACGCCATCGCCGCCCATTCCAAGGCCAAGCGGGTGATCTATCCGGGCCGGCCCGACCACCCCCAGGCGGCGATCATCGCCAACCAGATGAGCGGCGGCGGCAATGTGGTGGCCTTCGATCTCGGTTCGCGTGAAGCGGCCTGGCGGTTCCTGGACACCCTCGCCATCATCGACATCTCCAACAATCTCGGCGACGCCAAGTCGATGGCGACCCATCCCTCGACCACCACCCACCGATCAATGCCGGAGGAACAGCGCCTGGAGATCGGCCTGACCGAGGGCTGGGTGCGGATGAGTGTCGGGCTGGAAGGCTCGGGCGACCTGGTCCGGGACGTCAGCCGGGCGCTGGACGCGGCGTAG